From the Montipora capricornis isolate CH-2021 chromosome 2, ASM3666992v2, whole genome shotgun sequence genome, one window contains:
- the LOC138037786 gene encoding D(1A) dopamine receptor-like yields MESRKGLVNQEGYTSNTSFKVTESEVQSEWTSTATIAITVFLAFLILLTSTGNLVVCGLVWVFRRMRIPSFCFVASMSISDFLMGVLVIPVSLGYHITYQTTGQWIFGKFSCNLWLFLNFLLCSASVYNLCVVSGDRYLAVTSPLKYLSLMNDHRIRNIIGISWLLAFVLAGFVTYGINVSKDNSDNCSIWGLRYEFSVTVLVVGYILPVSFLVFVNGKVYCIAHSHMNRIHAQEMSLASFSHIAQAPSIVSIPETVRNNQRPTRTRLKQEIKMFKTFLIVICAFLICWTPFVVILLIDSILTVPGVIRHSSILLLYFNSALNPFIYGYFNTQFRSALSGSLIRLVERLKS; encoded by the exons ATGGAGAGCAGGAAAGGTCTCGTTAACCAAGAAGGTTACACTTCCAACACAAGTTTCAAGGTTACTGAATCTGAAGTACAGAGTGAATGGACCTCAACCGCAACGATTGCAATCACTGTATTTCTCGCTTTTCTTATTTTACTTACGTCGACCGGGAACCTTGTTGTATGCGGTCTTGTGTGGGTTTTTCGACGAATGCGTATCCCATCGTTTTGCTTTGTGGCAAGCATGTCCATTTCTGATTTTCTGATGGGTGTGCTAGTTATTCCAGTCAGTTTGGGATATCACATCACTTATCAAACAACAG gtcAATGGATTTTTGGCAAGTTCTCCTGCAACTTGtggctttttttaaacttccttCTGTGCAGCGCTTCCGTTTACAATCTCTGTGTGGTCAGCGGAGATAGATACCTTGCCGTGACGTCACCTTTAAAGTATTTGTCTCTTATGAATGACCACAGAATCAGAAACATCATTGGGATTTCCTGGTTACTGGCGTTTGTGTTAGCTGGTTTCGTTACTTACGGGATTAATGTCTCCAAAGATAATTCCGATAACTGTTCAATTTGGGGTCTCCGTTATGAATTCTCAGTCACAGTGCTTGTAGTAGGGTATATTCTACCTGTTTCGTTCCTCGTATTTGTCAACGGTAAAGTCTATTGTATTGCTCATTCACATATGAACAGAATCCACGCCCAGGAAATGTCATTAGCATCGTTTTCCCACATTGCTCAAGCTCCCAGCATTGTGTCCATACCGGAAACAGTAAGAAATAATCAGAGACCCACAAGAACGAGACTGAAACAAgagataaaaatgttcaaaacgtTTCTGATCGTGATATGCGCCTTCCTCATTTGTTGGACTCCCTTTGTGGTGATTCTCTTGATTGATTCAATCTTGACAGTACCAGGAGTAATCAGGCACTCCTCAATTCTGCTCCTTTACTTTAACAGTGCACTGAATCCGTTCATTTATGGATATTTTAATACTCAGTTTAGATCAGCGTTAAGCGGTAGCTTAATTCGTTTAGTAGAGCGCTTGAAGTCTTAG